One genomic segment of Panicum virgatum strain AP13 chromosome 2N, P.virgatum_v5, whole genome shotgun sequence includes these proteins:
- the LOC120662088 gene encoding protein ENHANCED DISEASE RESISTANCE 2-like isoform X1: MLGVPTNMLSSSASRRDAAAARASKSGELPKSAGISWKDVAAAATAKNTEVSKAVTAVREAAAVHHEGWMVRYGRRKIGRSFFHTRYFVLESRLLAYYKKKPKDNMVPLKSLLIDGNCRVEDRGLKTHHGQMIYVLCVYNQKEKEHQITMGAHDIEDALIWKKKIELLIDQKPDPAAKNHKAFATMDFDMDLGGQFSLSDRDSAAEEEEERPTLTRRKTIGNGPPDSVHDWTKDADFGLSNQNDPTQLYSKKNWRLLRCQNGLRIFEELLEVEYLARSCSRAMRAVGVVEATCEAIFGLMMSMDATRYEWDCSFRQGSLVEEVDGHTVVLYHRLQLHWCTRFVWPRDLCYVRYWRRNDDGSYVVLFRSTEHPNCSRQRGYVRALIESGGFKICPLKSHNGRPRTQVQHLMQIDLKGWFLNYSTSFQYHSLLQILNCVSGLREYFSQTDDIHITPRIPAMESMADDEKPNEVDPKTKPADQERAENKNMGTIDEESDDDEDYQVPEADIEEGPNKSDGEAKHIDEPPEKNDLSCFSGILHHDPEEKSRNCWTVPDSKLFKVRSKNFPHDKSKIPAASYLMELAAIDWFKDTKRMDNVGRQKNCVAQVAADKGMHTFVVNLQIPGSTHYSLVMYFVTSSLKKGSLLQRFFDGDDDFRNSRLKLIPSVPKGSWIVRQSVGSTPCLLGKAVDCSYVRGPGYLEVDVDIGSSAVANGVLGLVFGVVTTLVVDMAFLIQANTYEELPEQVIGAARLAHVEPSTAVVPNLENNSESNKDNSSNDATSSEDDSSKKTN; this comes from the exons ATGCTTGGCGTGCCAACCAACATgctgagctcgtcggcgtcgaggcgggacgccgcggcggccagggcATCCAAGAGCGGGGAGCTCCCCAAGTCGGCCGGCATCTCCTGGAAGGACGTtgcggccgcggccaccgccaAGAACACCGAGGTGTCCAAGGCGGTGACCGCCGTTAGGGAGGCCGCGGCCGTGCACCACGAGGGCTGGATGGTGCGCTACGGCCGCCGTAAGATCGGCAGGTCCTTCTTCCACACGCGCTACTTCGTGCTCGAGAGCAGGCTGCTCGCCTACTACAAGAAGAAGCCCAAGGATAACATG GTTCCCCTCAAGTCCCTGCTGATAGATGGGAATTGCAGGGTGGAGGATAGAGGGCTCAAAACTCATCACGGGCAA aTGATTTATGTCCTGTGTGTTTATAACCAGAAAGAAAAGGAGCATCAAATCACG ATGGGCGCTCACGATATTGAAGATGCACTgatctggaaaaagaaaatagagctCCTCATTGATCAG AAACCGGACCCTGCAGCTAAAAACCATAAGGCATTCGCTACAATGGACTTCGATATGGATCTTGGAGGGCAGTTTTCATTGTCAGATCGTGACAGTGC agctgaagaagaagaggaacggCCAACTTTAACTCGCAGGAAAACTATAGGGAATG GCCCCCCAGATTCAGTACATGATTGGACCAAAGATGCTGATTTTGGTCTTTCCAATCAGAATGACCCCACTCAACTTTATTCTAAGAAGAACTGGCGACTACTTCGATGCCAAAATG GGTTGCGCATTTTTGAAGAACTTCTAGAAGTGGAATACCTT GCAAGAAGCTGTAGCCGAGCTATGAGAGCTGTTGGAGTAGTGGAAGCCACATGTGAAGCCATTTTTGGGCTGATGATGAGCATGGATGCAACACGATACGA GTGGGACTGTAGCTTTCGCCAGGGTAGTTTAGTTGAAGAGGTTGATGGTCACACCGTAGTACTATATCATAGGTTGCAGCTGCATTGGTGTACAAG GTTCGTCTGGCCTCGGGATCTGTGTTATGTTCGGTATTGGCGGCGTAACGATGATGGAAGCTATG TTGTGCTATTTCGATCTACAGAACATCCAAACTGTAGTCGGCAGCGAGGATATGTGAGGGCTCTTATTGAAA GTGGAGGGTTCAAGATTTGTCCTCTGAAGAGTCACAATGGAAGACCCCGTACTCAGGTTCAGCACCTTATGCAGATTGACCTGAAGGGATGGTTCCTGAATTACTCTACTTCCTTTCAGTATCATTCTTTGCTGCAGATACTGAACTGTGTTTCCG GGCTGCGTGAATATTTTTCCCAAACAGATGATATCCATATAACTCCAAGGATTCCTGCAATGGAGAGCATGGCTGATGATGAAAAGCCTAATGAAGTTGACCCCAAGACTAAACCAGCAGATCAAGAACGTGCAGAAAATAAAAACATGGGAACAATTGATGAAGAATCAGATGACGACGAGGATTATCAGGTTCCTGAAGCTGATATAGAG GAAGGTCCTAACAAATCTGACGGTGAAGCTAAACACATTG ATGAGCCTCCAGAAAAAAATGATTTATCTTGCTTTTCTGGGATTCTCCATCATGATCCGGAGGAGAAAAGCCGCAACTGTTGGACAGTACCTGACAGCAAGCTTTTCAAAGTTCGTAGCAAGAACTTCCCACATGACAAATCGAAG ATACCTGCTGCAAGTTATCTCATGGAGCTTGCAGCCATTGATTGGTTCAAGGACACCAAGCGCATGGATAATGTTGGAAGGCAAAAAAATTGTGTTGCTCAG GTTGCTGCTGACAAAGGGATGCATACATTTGTTGTCAACTTGCAG ATTCCCGGATCAACTCATTACAGCTTAGTCATGTATTTCGTCACGAGTTCCTTGAAAAAAGGATCATTACTGCAGCGTTTCTTTGATGGCGATGATGACTTCCGCAATAGCAGACTAAAGCTTATACCATCTGTTCCTAAG GGTTCTTGGATAGTGCGGCAGAGTGTTGGCAGCACCCCTTGTTTGCTGGGAAAGGCTGTGGATTGTAGCTACGTACGAGGTCCTGGGTATTTGGAG GTGGATGTCGACATTGGTTCTTCTGCAGTAGCAAATGGAGTTTTGGGCTTGGTATTTGGTGTTGTCACAACATTAGTAGTTGATATGGCTTTCCTAATACAG GCTAACACATATGAGGAGCTCCCGGAGCAAGTCATAGGCGCAGCTCGGCTGGCCCATGTGGAACCCTCTACAGCTGTAGTTCCTAACCTTGAAAACAACAGTGAGAGCAACAAAGATAATAGTAGCAACGACGCTACATCTTCAGAGGATGATTCGTCAAAGAAAACCAACTGA
- the LOC120662087 gene encoding N6-mAMP deaminase-like isoform X3, with amino-acid sequence MKDGRSLPECFKLFDLFHILTTDHDTVTRIAMEVVEDFAAENVVYLEIRTTPKNNEAKGMTKRSYMNAVIKGLKAVDAVDVVLFDSKSRTNDTLTCTPTIGLDGDIKKRRIYVRLLLSIDRRETTSAALDTVNLALEMKDQGVVGIDLSGNPVVGEWETYLPALQHAKELGIPITLHCGEVANRKEIQAMLDFCPQRLGHVCCLNDAEWKKLKSLMIPVEICLTSNVMTGGAPSLELHHFADLYNAKHPLSLCTDDCGLFSTSLSNEYYLVAATFGLSKPDLFHLAQEAVQFIFADENVKMSLKEVFKHAEKRLTMLSDIGMLSDIGVPN; translated from the exons ATGAAGG ATGGTAGATCTCTCCCAGAGTGTTTCAAGCTTTTTGATTTGTTTCATATACTTACAACGGACCATGATACAGTAACAAGGATCGCTATGGAG GTTGTGGAAGATTTTGCTGCAGAGAATGTTGTGTATTTGGAAATAAGAACAACACCTAAG AACAATGAAGCCAAAGGGATGACCAAGCGATCTTACATGAATGCTGTTATTAAAGGTTTAAAAGCAGTTGATGCAGTTGATGTtgttttatttgattctaaGTCAAGAACAAATGACACATTAACTTGCACACCTACAATTGGGTTGGATGGTGACATAAAGAAAAGGAGGATATATGTCAGGCTCCTTCTTAGTATTGATCGCCGCGAAACAACTTCGGCTGCATTGGATACC GTTAATTTGGCCCTGGAAATGAAGGACCAAGGTGTTGTTGGTATCGATCTTTCTGGCAATCCAGTTGTGGGGGAATG GGAAACATACTTGCCTGCCCTACAACATGCTAAAGAGCTTGGAATCCCCATTACGCTTCACTGTGGAGAG GTAGCAAACAGGAAGGAGATTCAAGCAATGCTGGATTTCTGCCCTCAGAGGCTGGGGCATGTATGCTGTCTGAATGATGCAGAATGGAAGAAGCTCAAGTCTTTGATGATTCCA GTTGAGATATGTTTAACATCAAATGTTATGACAGGAGGTGCTCCTTCTCTAGAGCTTCATCACTTTG CTGACCTCTATAATGCAAAGCACCCTCTATCCTTGTGCACAGATGACTGTGGCCTGTTTTCAACAAGCCTCTCAAATGAGTATTACCTCGTTGCAGCTACTTTTG GTCTCAGCAAGCCTGATCTGTTTCACCTAGCTCAGGAAGCAGTGCAGTTTATTTTTGCTGATGAAAATGTGAAGATGTCTCTGAAGGAGGTGTTCAAGCATGCCGAGAAGAGATTGACAATGTTGTCTGATATTGGCATGTTGTCTGATATTGGCGTGCCAAACTGA
- the LOC120662087 gene encoding N6-mAMP deaminase-like isoform X1, with product MDTDMERKVAAEKEMREWCVALPKVELHAHLNGSVRNSTLLSVELAKQLGDKGVIVFEDVKDVIMKDGRSLPECFKLFDLFHILTTDHDTVTRIAMEVVEDFAAENVVYLEIRTTPKNNEAKGMTKRSYMNAVIKGLKAVDAVDVVLFDSKSRTNDTLTCTPTIGLDGDIKKRRIYVRLLLSIDRRETTSAALDTVNLALEMKDQGVVGIDLSGNPVVGEWETYLPALQHAKELGIPITLHCGEVANRKEIQAMLDFCPQRLGHVCCLNDAEWKKLKSLMIPVEICLTSNVMTGGAPSLELHHFADLYNAKHPLSLCTDDCGLFSTSLSNEYYLVAATFGLSKPDLFHLAQEAVQFIFADENVKMSLKEVFKHAEKRLTMLSDIGMLSDIGVPN from the exons ATGGACACAGACATGGAGAGGAAGGTAGCGGCGGAGAAGGAGATGAGAGAGTGGTGCGTCGCGCTCCCCAAGGTGGAGCTCCACGCCCACCTCAACGGCTCCGTCCGCAATTCCACCCTCCTGTCAGT GGAACTTGCAAAACAGCTAGGAGACAAAGGAGTCATTGTCTTCGAAGATGTTAAGGATGTGATCATGAAGG ATGGTAGATCTCTCCCAGAGTGTTTCAAGCTTTTTGATTTGTTTCATATACTTACAACGGACCATGATACAGTAACAAGGATCGCTATGGAG GTTGTGGAAGATTTTGCTGCAGAGAATGTTGTGTATTTGGAAATAAGAACAACACCTAAG AACAATGAAGCCAAAGGGATGACCAAGCGATCTTACATGAATGCTGTTATTAAAGGTTTAAAAGCAGTTGATGCAGTTGATGTtgttttatttgattctaaGTCAAGAACAAATGACACATTAACTTGCACACCTACAATTGGGTTGGATGGTGACATAAAGAAAAGGAGGATATATGTCAGGCTCCTTCTTAGTATTGATCGCCGCGAAACAACTTCGGCTGCATTGGATACC GTTAATTTGGCCCTGGAAATGAAGGACCAAGGTGTTGTTGGTATCGATCTTTCTGGCAATCCAGTTGTGGGGGAATG GGAAACATACTTGCCTGCCCTACAACATGCTAAAGAGCTTGGAATCCCCATTACGCTTCACTGTGGAGAG GTAGCAAACAGGAAGGAGATTCAAGCAATGCTGGATTTCTGCCCTCAGAGGCTGGGGCATGTATGCTGTCTGAATGATGCAGAATGGAAGAAGCTCAAGTCTTTGATGATTCCA GTTGAGATATGTTTAACATCAAATGTTATGACAGGAGGTGCTCCTTCTCTAGAGCTTCATCACTTTG CTGACCTCTATAATGCAAAGCACCCTCTATCCTTGTGCACAGATGACTGTGGCCTGTTTTCAACAAGCCTCTCAAATGAGTATTACCTCGTTGCAGCTACTTTTG GTCTCAGCAAGCCTGATCTGTTTCACCTAGCTCAGGAAGCAGTGCAGTTTATTTTTGCTGATGAAAATGTGAAGATGTCTCTGAAGGAGGTGTTCAAGCATGCCGAGAAGAGATTGACAATGTTGTCTGATATTGGCATGTTGTCTGATATTGGCGTGCCAAACTGA
- the LOC120662088 gene encoding protein ENHANCED DISEASE RESISTANCE 2-like isoform X2, with protein sequence MLGVPTNMLSSSASRRDAAAARASKSGELPKSAGISWKDVAAAATAKNTEVSKAVTAVREAAAVHHEGWMVRYGRRKIGRSFFHTRYFVLESRLLAYYKKKPKDNMVPLKSLLIDGNCRVEDRGLKTHHGQMIYVLCVYNQKEKEHQITMGAHDIEDALIWKKKIELLIDQKPDPAAKNHKAFATMDFDMDLGGQFSLSDRDSAAEEEEERPTLTRRKTIGNGPPDSVHDWTKDADFGLSNQNDPTQLYSKKNWRLLRCQNGLRIFEELLEVEYLARSCSRAMRAVGVVEATCEAIFGLMMSMDATRYEWDCSFRQGSLVEEVDGHTVVLYHRLQLHWCTRFVWPRDLCYVRYWRRNDDGSYVVLFRSTEHPNCSRQRGYVRALIESGGFKICPLKSHNGRPRTQVQHLMQIDLKGWFLNYSTSFQYHSLLQILNCVSDDIHITPRIPAMESMADDEKPNEVDPKTKPADQERAENKNMGTIDEESDDDEDYQVPEADIEEGPNKSDGEAKHIDEPPEKNDLSCFSGILHHDPEEKSRNCWTVPDSKLFKVRSKNFPHDKSKIPAASYLMELAAIDWFKDTKRMDNVGRQKNCVAQVAADKGMHTFVVNLQIPGSTHYSLVMYFVTSSLKKGSLLQRFFDGDDDFRNSRLKLIPSVPKGSWIVRQSVGSTPCLLGKAVDCSYVRGPGYLEVDVDIGSSAVANGVLGLVFGVVTTLVVDMAFLIQANTYEELPEQVIGAARLAHVEPSTAVVPNLENNSESNKDNSSNDATSSEDDSSKKTN encoded by the exons ATGCTTGGCGTGCCAACCAACATgctgagctcgtcggcgtcgaggcgggacgccgcggcggccagggcATCCAAGAGCGGGGAGCTCCCCAAGTCGGCCGGCATCTCCTGGAAGGACGTtgcggccgcggccaccgccaAGAACACCGAGGTGTCCAAGGCGGTGACCGCCGTTAGGGAGGCCGCGGCCGTGCACCACGAGGGCTGGATGGTGCGCTACGGCCGCCGTAAGATCGGCAGGTCCTTCTTCCACACGCGCTACTTCGTGCTCGAGAGCAGGCTGCTCGCCTACTACAAGAAGAAGCCCAAGGATAACATG GTTCCCCTCAAGTCCCTGCTGATAGATGGGAATTGCAGGGTGGAGGATAGAGGGCTCAAAACTCATCACGGGCAA aTGATTTATGTCCTGTGTGTTTATAACCAGAAAGAAAAGGAGCATCAAATCACG ATGGGCGCTCACGATATTGAAGATGCACTgatctggaaaaagaaaatagagctCCTCATTGATCAG AAACCGGACCCTGCAGCTAAAAACCATAAGGCATTCGCTACAATGGACTTCGATATGGATCTTGGAGGGCAGTTTTCATTGTCAGATCGTGACAGTGC agctgaagaagaagaggaacggCCAACTTTAACTCGCAGGAAAACTATAGGGAATG GCCCCCCAGATTCAGTACATGATTGGACCAAAGATGCTGATTTTGGTCTTTCCAATCAGAATGACCCCACTCAACTTTATTCTAAGAAGAACTGGCGACTACTTCGATGCCAAAATG GGTTGCGCATTTTTGAAGAACTTCTAGAAGTGGAATACCTT GCAAGAAGCTGTAGCCGAGCTATGAGAGCTGTTGGAGTAGTGGAAGCCACATGTGAAGCCATTTTTGGGCTGATGATGAGCATGGATGCAACACGATACGA GTGGGACTGTAGCTTTCGCCAGGGTAGTTTAGTTGAAGAGGTTGATGGTCACACCGTAGTACTATATCATAGGTTGCAGCTGCATTGGTGTACAAG GTTCGTCTGGCCTCGGGATCTGTGTTATGTTCGGTATTGGCGGCGTAACGATGATGGAAGCTATG TTGTGCTATTTCGATCTACAGAACATCCAAACTGTAGTCGGCAGCGAGGATATGTGAGGGCTCTTATTGAAA GTGGAGGGTTCAAGATTTGTCCTCTGAAGAGTCACAATGGAAGACCCCGTACTCAGGTTCAGCACCTTATGCAGATTGACCTGAAGGGATGGTTCCTGAATTACTCTACTTCCTTTCAGTATCATTCTTTGCTGCAGATACTGAACTGTGTTTCCG ATGATATCCATATAACTCCAAGGATTCCTGCAATGGAGAGCATGGCTGATGATGAAAAGCCTAATGAAGTTGACCCCAAGACTAAACCAGCAGATCAAGAACGTGCAGAAAATAAAAACATGGGAACAATTGATGAAGAATCAGATGACGACGAGGATTATCAGGTTCCTGAAGCTGATATAGAG GAAGGTCCTAACAAATCTGACGGTGAAGCTAAACACATTG ATGAGCCTCCAGAAAAAAATGATTTATCTTGCTTTTCTGGGATTCTCCATCATGATCCGGAGGAGAAAAGCCGCAACTGTTGGACAGTACCTGACAGCAAGCTTTTCAAAGTTCGTAGCAAGAACTTCCCACATGACAAATCGAAG ATACCTGCTGCAAGTTATCTCATGGAGCTTGCAGCCATTGATTGGTTCAAGGACACCAAGCGCATGGATAATGTTGGAAGGCAAAAAAATTGTGTTGCTCAG GTTGCTGCTGACAAAGGGATGCATACATTTGTTGTCAACTTGCAG ATTCCCGGATCAACTCATTACAGCTTAGTCATGTATTTCGTCACGAGTTCCTTGAAAAAAGGATCATTACTGCAGCGTTTCTTTGATGGCGATGATGACTTCCGCAATAGCAGACTAAAGCTTATACCATCTGTTCCTAAG GGTTCTTGGATAGTGCGGCAGAGTGTTGGCAGCACCCCTTGTTTGCTGGGAAAGGCTGTGGATTGTAGCTACGTACGAGGTCCTGGGTATTTGGAG GTGGATGTCGACATTGGTTCTTCTGCAGTAGCAAATGGAGTTTTGGGCTTGGTATTTGGTGTTGTCACAACATTAGTAGTTGATATGGCTTTCCTAATACAG GCTAACACATATGAGGAGCTCCCGGAGCAAGTCATAGGCGCAGCTCGGCTGGCCCATGTGGAACCCTCTACAGCTGTAGTTCCTAACCTTGAAAACAACAGTGAGAGCAACAAAGATAATAGTAGCAACGACGCTACATCTTCAGAGGATGATTCGTCAAAGAAAACCAACTGA
- the LOC120662087 gene encoding N6-mAMP deaminase-like isoform X2 — translation MDTDMERKVAAEKEMREWCVALPKVELHAHLNGSVRNSTLLELAKQLGDKGVIVFEDVKDVIMKDGRSLPECFKLFDLFHILTTDHDTVTRIAMEVVEDFAAENVVYLEIRTTPKNNEAKGMTKRSYMNAVIKGLKAVDAVDVVLFDSKSRTNDTLTCTPTIGLDGDIKKRRIYVRLLLSIDRRETTSAALDTVNLALEMKDQGVVGIDLSGNPVVGEWETYLPALQHAKELGIPITLHCGEVANRKEIQAMLDFCPQRLGHVCCLNDAEWKKLKSLMIPVEICLTSNVMTGGAPSLELHHFADLYNAKHPLSLCTDDCGLFSTSLSNEYYLVAATFGLSKPDLFHLAQEAVQFIFADENVKMSLKEVFKHAEKRLTMLSDIGMLSDIGVPN, via the exons ATGGACACAGACATGGAGAGGAAGGTAGCGGCGGAGAAGGAGATGAGAGAGTGGTGCGTCGCGCTCCCCAAGGTGGAGCTCCACGCCCACCTCAACGGCTCCGTCCGCAATTCCACCCTCCT GGAACTTGCAAAACAGCTAGGAGACAAAGGAGTCATTGTCTTCGAAGATGTTAAGGATGTGATCATGAAGG ATGGTAGATCTCTCCCAGAGTGTTTCAAGCTTTTTGATTTGTTTCATATACTTACAACGGACCATGATACAGTAACAAGGATCGCTATGGAG GTTGTGGAAGATTTTGCTGCAGAGAATGTTGTGTATTTGGAAATAAGAACAACACCTAAG AACAATGAAGCCAAAGGGATGACCAAGCGATCTTACATGAATGCTGTTATTAAAGGTTTAAAAGCAGTTGATGCAGTTGATGTtgttttatttgattctaaGTCAAGAACAAATGACACATTAACTTGCACACCTACAATTGGGTTGGATGGTGACATAAAGAAAAGGAGGATATATGTCAGGCTCCTTCTTAGTATTGATCGCCGCGAAACAACTTCGGCTGCATTGGATACC GTTAATTTGGCCCTGGAAATGAAGGACCAAGGTGTTGTTGGTATCGATCTTTCTGGCAATCCAGTTGTGGGGGAATG GGAAACATACTTGCCTGCCCTACAACATGCTAAAGAGCTTGGAATCCCCATTACGCTTCACTGTGGAGAG GTAGCAAACAGGAAGGAGATTCAAGCAATGCTGGATTTCTGCCCTCAGAGGCTGGGGCATGTATGCTGTCTGAATGATGCAGAATGGAAGAAGCTCAAGTCTTTGATGATTCCA GTTGAGATATGTTTAACATCAAATGTTATGACAGGAGGTGCTCCTTCTCTAGAGCTTCATCACTTTG CTGACCTCTATAATGCAAAGCACCCTCTATCCTTGTGCACAGATGACTGTGGCCTGTTTTCAACAAGCCTCTCAAATGAGTATTACCTCGTTGCAGCTACTTTTG GTCTCAGCAAGCCTGATCTGTTTCACCTAGCTCAGGAAGCAGTGCAGTTTATTTTTGCTGATGAAAATGTGAAGATGTCTCTGAAGGAGGTGTTCAAGCATGCCGAGAAGAGATTGACAATGTTGTCTGATATTGGCATGTTGTCTGATATTGGCGTGCCAAACTGA